A genomic stretch from Cloacibacterium caeni includes:
- a CDS encoding UbiA family prenyltransferase codes for MSNNPILHRLSQLVSLLLGARIFVLALFTFTLYVSTFFLFNQEESLRKFVFDYKVHGIILCAMLSIAAGGIINRFYDKEKDEVEKPFRSRLQSFLKEKYFLYSYVIFNIFSLGISAVLSWRILIFFLIYQFIIWFYSHKLSKMLIINNLTFVSLTLYPFFGLLVYYKHFSYKLFLMAAFLFLIMLTIDLIKDVLTSNVDRVFGYNTIANVFGKKVSYIVIGFVIFANVLVSILLLFLIPKTNYMLGYFSLSIIFFVIMSFPILTYQKSKLFWVINFFRIWVFIGVIFMLINGIFERF; via the coding sequence ATGAGTAACAATCCCATTCTTCATCGTTTATCTCAATTGGTGAGTTTGCTTTTAGGAGCGAGGATTTTTGTATTGGCATTGTTTACATTTACGTTGTATGTTTCTACTTTTTTTCTTTTTAACCAAGAAGAAAGTCTCAGGAAATTTGTTTTCGATTATAAAGTTCACGGAATTATTCTCTGTGCGATGCTGAGTATTGCAGCAGGCGGAATTATCAACCGTTTTTATGACAAAGAAAAAGATGAAGTAGAAAAGCCTTTTAGAAGCAGATTACAAAGTTTCTTGAAAGAAAAATATTTCTTGTACAGTTATGTTATTTTCAATATTTTTTCGTTGGGAATTTCCGCGGTTCTTTCTTGGAGAATTCTTATTTTTTTCTTGATTTATCAATTTATCATTTGGTTTTACAGTCATAAATTGAGCAAAATGCTCATTATTAATAATCTTACATTTGTGAGCTTGACACTGTATCCATTTTTTGGTTTATTGGTTTATTACAAGCATTTCTCGTACAAATTATTTTTAATGGCAGCGTTTTTATTTTTAATTATGTTAACCATTGATTTGATTAAAGATGTCTTGACGAGTAATGTAGATAGAGTTTTTGGCTATAATACGATTGCCAATGTTTTTGGAAAAAAAGTAAGTTATATTGTCATCGGGTTTGTGATTTTTGCAAATGTTTTGGTATCTATTCTGTTACTTTTCTTAATTCCGAAAACCAATTATATGTTGGGTTATTTCTCATTAAGCATCATTTTCTTTGTTATAATGAGTTTTCCTATTCTAACATATCAAAAATCTAAATTATTTTGGGTGATTAACTTCTTTAGAATTTGGGTTTTTATTGGCGTAATTTTTATGTTGATCAACGGGATTTTTGAGAGGTTTTAA
- a CDS encoding Fic family protein produces MNFKILNTDLLEKFRKEINFSPMQLMNQKANDEDAFFIDYFKFYNSVSSIYSSKIEGEKMDADSYLKYKLMNVSFLPDLTKKIDDLYNAYTELPELELNYENFIKIHQLLSANLLPESERGKVRDNMMVVMDNNDRIVYTACDHFLVPTELNKLFEDIEYLIEEELDEFEIFFFASLIHLVFVNIHPFNDGNGRSARILEKWFLISKFGLNAQSITLEKNYYQNHQLYYKNIQKLGDFYDELDYSKSLDFLLMTVNSLKSQS; encoded by the coding sequence ATGAATTTTAAAATTTTAAATACAGATTTATTAGAAAAATTTAGAAAAGAAATAAATTTTTCTCCCATGCAATTAATGAATCAAAAAGCAAATGACGAAGATGCTTTCTTTATTGATTATTTTAAATTTTATAATTCTGTTTCATCAATTTATTCATCAAAAATAGAAGGTGAAAAAATGGATGCAGATAGTTATCTTAAATATAAGTTGATGAATGTGAGTTTTTTGCCTGATTTAACTAAAAAAATTGATGATTTATATAACGCTTATACAGAATTGCCTGAACTAGAACTAAATTATGAAAATTTTATAAAAATTCATCAATTATTAAGTGCAAATTTATTGCCTGAAAGTGAAAGAGGAAAAGTTAGGGATAACATGATGGTTGTGATGGATAATAATGATAGAATTGTCTATACAGCTTGTGATCATTTTTTAGTACCCACAGAATTAAATAAACTTTTTGAAGATATTGAATATTTAATTGAAGAAGAATTAGATGAGTTTGAAATCTTCTTTTTTGCGTCTCTTATACATTTGGTTTTTGTAAATATTCATCCCTTTAATGATGGCAATGGTAGAAGTGCAAGGATTTTAGAAAAGTGGTTTTTAATTTCAAAATTTGGTTTAAATGCACAAAGTATTACTTTAGAGAAAAATTATTATCAAAATCATCAGTTATATTATAAAAATATACAAAAATTAGGTGATTTTTATGATGAATTAGATTACTCTAAATCTTTAGATTTTCTACTTATGACAGTAAATTCACTAAAATCTCAATCTTAA
- a CDS encoding alpha/beta hydrolase, which translates to MKPTIYIISGLGADKRMFQNFSFEGFEVVHIDWDLPLENETLQNYALRISENIKDENAILIGLSFGGILSVEISKIKKFKKVFLLSSAKTKFEIPFYYRFLGKLNLLRIIPSSILKRLNSLTYLVFGAKTNFEKNLLKDIIKNTDKHFLKWALHQIMNWKNENYSENIVHIQGDSDLILPHNFIKYDYLIKDGTHFMTLNQSKEIETIIIENLL; encoded by the coding sequence TTGAAACCAACCATCTATATCATCAGTGGACTTGGAGCTGACAAAAGAATGTTTCAGAATTTTTCTTTTGAAGGTTTTGAAGTTGTTCATATTGATTGGGATTTGCCACTAGAAAATGAAACTTTGCAAAACTACGCTCTAAGAATTTCTGAGAATATAAAAGATGAAAATGCAATTCTAATCGGACTTTCTTTTGGCGGAATTCTCTCTGTTGAAATTTCAAAAATTAAAAAATTCAAGAAAGTTTTTCTTTTATCTTCTGCTAAAACAAAGTTTGAAATCCCTTTTTATTACAGATTTTTAGGCAAATTAAATTTGTTAAGAATTATTCCAAGTTCAATTTTGAAAAGATTGAATTCCTTAACTTATTTAGTTTTTGGAGCGAAAACCAATTTTGAAAAAAATCTTTTAAAAGACATTATCAAAAATACGGATAAACATTTTTTGAAATGGGCTTTACATCAAATAATGAACTGGAAAAATGAAAATTATTCCGAAAATATTGTTCATATTCAAGGAGATAGTGATTTAATTTTACCACATAATTTTATAAAGTATGATTATCTAATTAAAGATGGAACTCATTTTATGACATTGAATCAATCAAAAGAAATAGAGACAATTATCATAGAAAATTTGTTATAG
- the rsgA gene encoding ribosome small subunit-dependent GTPase A: protein MKGLITKSTGSWYQVLDLETRQVFEARIRGKFKLIKTRLTNPLAVGDFVEFQLEQDDIAWITKIEPRKNYLIRKSVNLSKEAHIIASNLDLACIIFTLQSPETSLGFLDRFLACCEAYNIPVLILFNKIDLLNFEEVELVEELQAMYENLGYQTLQVSSAEKLNLDKLQEILKDKTCVFFGHSGAGKSTLANALQPDLNLKTNIISETHNKGKHTTTFAQMHFWHFGGAVIDTPGVREFAMIDVEKEEIQHYFPEIFEKGRECKFHNCKHINEPKCAVLEALETGEILESRYITYLKLMEEAEEQNQM from the coding sequence ATGAAAGGACTCATCACAAAATCTACAGGAAGTTGGTATCAAGTTTTAGATTTGGAAACTAGGCAAGTTTTCGAGGCGAGAATTCGTGGGAAATTTAAACTGATCAAAACCAGACTCACCAATCCTTTGGCTGTGGGTGATTTTGTAGAATTTCAATTGGAGCAAGATGATATTGCGTGGATTACCAAAATAGAACCTCGCAAAAATTATCTTATCAGGAAATCCGTGAATTTATCTAAAGAAGCACACATTATTGCGAGTAATTTAGATTTGGCGTGTATTATTTTTACCTTGCAATCTCCAGAAACATCTTTAGGATTTTTAGACCGATTTTTAGCGTGTTGTGAAGCGTATAATATTCCCGTTCTCATTCTTTTTAACAAAATAGATTTATTGAATTTCGAAGAAGTAGAATTGGTTGAGGAATTGCAAGCCATGTACGAAAATTTAGGTTATCAAACGTTGCAAGTTTCTTCTGCTGAAAAACTGAATTTAGATAAACTTCAAGAAATTTTAAAAGATAAAACATGTGTGTTTTTCGGTCATTCTGGAGCTGGAAAATCTACCTTGGCAAATGCACTTCAACCTGATTTGAACTTGAAAACCAATATCATTTCTGAAACGCATAATAAAGGAAAGCACACCACTACTTTTGCTCAAATGCATTTTTGGCATTTTGGAGGTGCTGTAATAGACACACCTGGAGTTCGAGAATTTGCAATGATAGACGTAGAAAAAGAAGAAATTCAACATTATTTCCCAGAAATTTTTGAAAAAGGAAGAGAGTGTAAATTCCATAATTGCAAACACATTAATGAACCAAAATGTGCTGTTTTAGAGGCTTTAGAAACTGGCGAAATCTTGGAAAGCAGATATATCACTTATCTTAAATTGATGGAAGAAGCGGAGGAACAAAATCAAATGTAA
- a CDS encoding mevalonate kinase family protein, whose product MTNPLFYAKILLFGEYGIIEDSQGLTLPYSFYKGTLKFSENQSDFEKKSNESLSKYAQYLSELNLPEAFKINVEAFKKDIEKGLFFDSNIPQGYGVGSSGALVAAIFEKYSFIKYNPEEISKNQLKDLKKVLGELESYFHGKSSGIDPLICYMNLPILIENKESVDKVSIPKEEAGKGAIFLIDSGSVGETGPMVQIFFEKLKNEGFRKTLKEEFIKYNNACIDTFLNKEMTPFFKHLKDLSKWAYVHFKPMIPTNLYNAWKKGLDTNAYYLKLCGSGGGGYILGFAKDYEKADKMLEGFNKEVIYRF is encoded by the coding sequence ATGACGAACCCGTTATTTTATGCTAAAATATTGCTTTTCGGAGAGTACGGAATCATAGAAGATTCTCAAGGATTAACCTTGCCGTACAGTTTCTACAAAGGCACGCTTAAATTCTCTGAAAATCAATCTGATTTCGAGAAAAAATCAAACGAATCTCTATCTAAATACGCTCAATATTTATCTGAATTAAATCTTCCTGAAGCTTTTAAAATTAATGTAGAAGCCTTCAAAAAAGATATCGAAAAAGGATTATTTTTTGATTCTAATATTCCGCAAGGTTATGGAGTAGGAAGTTCTGGAGCTTTGGTGGCAGCTATTTTCGAAAAATATTCTTTCATTAAATACAATCCGGAAGAGATTTCTAAAAATCAATTAAAAGATTTGAAAAAAGTTTTGGGAGAATTAGAGTCTTATTTTCATGGTAAATCTTCGGGAATTGACCCATTGATTTGTTACATGAACCTTCCGATTCTCATTGAAAACAAAGAAAGTGTAGACAAAGTTTCTATTCCAAAAGAAGAAGCTGGAAAAGGCGCAATTTTCTTAATAGATTCTGGTTCTGTAGGCGAAACTGGACCGATGGTTCAAATTTTCTTCGAAAAATTGAAAAATGAAGGTTTCAGAAAAACGTTGAAAGAAGAATTCATTAAGTATAATAATGCTTGTATTGATACTTTCTTGAACAAAGAAATGACGCCGTTTTTCAAACACTTGAAAGACCTTTCTAAATGGGCTTATGTTCATTTCAAACCGATGATTCCTACCAATCTTTACAATGCTTGGAAAAAAGGTCTTGATACCAATGCATATTACTTAAAACTCTGCGGAAGTGGAGGCGGTGGTTATATTCTTGGTTTTGCCAAAGACTACGAAAAAGCTGATAAAATGCTAGAAGGCTTCAACAAAGAAGTGATTTATAGATTTTAA